The window CCAGCAGCGCCGCCGATCACAATATTTTGGGTGCTGTGGCGCTTCAGCCAGTGGGTGTAGACCAGCACATAGGTGACGATCCCAGACATGGCCAGGCAGGCGCTCAGCAAATTGGCAAAGACCGTCAGCAGAGTAAAGGAGATGACGGCTAGGGCAATGGCAAACACCAGCGCATCGCGGGGCTGCACCCGTCCTGACGGCAGGGGGCGATGGCGGGTGCGCTCCATGTCATAGTCAATGTCGCGATCGTAGAGACAGTTGATGGTATTGGCGGCAGCGGCGGCCAAGGCCCCGCTCAGCAGCGTTACCAGCAAGAGGATGGGATCAACCTGGCCTTCGGCTGCCATCCACATACTGCCAGCGGTGGTAATCAGCAGCAGGATAATAATGCGTGGCTTGGTGAGCTGCCAATAGCTGCGGAGCACCTGCCAGATGTTGGTATGGTGCCGAGGGGATGGATGTAAGACAGATTCATGCATTCAGTTCAAGTCCCAAGGGTTCGCAACGGTAGAAATCGGGGAGGAAAGTTTGGTGAGGATAGCAACGTTGGTGAGGCTGCCAAGGGGTGGAGATCGCTCAGGCTCCCACGCGATCGCCCAGCGAAATGGAGGGAAGACAGCGATCGCGGCTGCCTAGCACCGTGAAGCAGACGAGGGTACCTAGGAGGGCCGCGCCAACGGCTTGGTGGGCAACGGTGAGCAGCTCAATTTGCAGGTGAGCATAAAACGTGGATAGACCCAGACCCACCTGGATGCAAAGCAGCGCCAGAGCCATGAAGCCTAACTGCCGCAGGCTCGCCTGCAGGGCCGGGGTGCGCCAAACACCAATCACCAAAATCAAGGTGCCTAGGCTGGCGGGGATCACGCCCAAGACATGGCTTTGCAGCACTGTGCAAAAGGTATTGCCACCGGCTAAACATTGGTGGAGAGCCCAGCGGGATCCGACTAGCGCCCCCGTGATGCTCTGGGTGTAGATCAGCAGAGCCGCAACTAGGCTGACTTGGGGCCAATTGCCCACGGTGCCGGTGCGCTGATAGGGCAAGAGCAAACTTGCCATCACCAGCAGGGTAATAAAAAATAGCAGGGCTGTCCCGAGGTGGGCGGTGACAATGTCAAACCGCAGGAGTTGGGTGACAGTCAGAGCGCCTAACAGTCCCTGAGCCATAATCAGCCCTAAGGCTAGCATTGCCCCCCAGGGTACCCACTTGGGCAAGGCGGCTCGCTGCCATAGGCTGTAGACCACCAACGCGATCGCCATGACCCCGATCAAGGCAGCATCTAGGCGATGGAACCACTCCAAAAAGACTTGGAGGTTCATCTGCTGACTGGGAAAGAGGGTGCCGTAGCACAGCGGCCAATCGGGACAGGCTAAGCCGGCATTCATGACGCGGGTGGCGCTGCCAATGGCCATGAGGATCCAGGTGGCGATCGCCATTTTCCATAGCAAGCGCCGCACCCGATCCGTCGGCAGCGGTTTCGCTCTAGAGGGGGTTGCTAAGGCCGTTGAGGCTGAGATAGTGGGCTGCAGGATGGAGTCTGTCATGCAAGCGTCTCCAAAGTCACCATAGATTCGGAATAGATTCGAGTTGAAGGGTTCCTTGCGGGGAACAGGTCGTCAGACGGTTATATCTAGATGATTCAGACCTAGTGCGATGCTGCGTTGGGCTGAGTGGAGCCAAGGTTGACAGCTCAGTGCTGAAAAGTGTGAAGAAGGTTTAAGAGATACCACGTTCTGATCTAGCGTCTGACCCCTACACTTTAATGACTCTATTCGGCTCTGGGGAAAGCTTTTGGAATTTCTTCGGATTGTGGGGTAAAAATCCCATTGTTTCTACAGAAAATCTTTAGAAATGATTGTTCGTAAAGCGCAGGACTTTGTTACGTGTTGCAATATCTCTAGAATGCGTTCAAATAAGTTGTAGCGATCGCCACACTTTAGCTGCTGTCTACCGCGCTGGATCTAGGGAAAAGATTAAAGATGCCTTACAACGCTCCCGAAAACCAAAGGACTGCTTTAACGTGGTAAGCGTAGTGGCTTCTCGCGGTAGAACGACTACGACTCTGCGTTCTGGGTATCCTTGATGCTGAACTTGATCCTAAACGGTCATACCTAAACGGTCATATTCTGTAGCGCCTCTGAAGGGTTTCAGGTGACGCGATAGGTGCATTTGACATCGAGAGGTGGCAGGCAGGGGCAGGGCGATCGCTTTCATCTCACCCGTACAGTCTTGCTGTTCTATTGAGCGATCGCTGTATCCAAACCCGCAATCCTAAGCATCTGCTCAGATCCTCAAGGTTCAGTCTCTCAACACCGTTCCACCGTTTGCCGAATTCTCAACACCAATAACTGTGAATATTCCGAGTAGTATTGCCACCATGCTGGCGGGCATAGCCCTAACCCTAGTGAGCCTGTGGTATGGACAAAACCATGGGCTGCTGCCTGTCGCCGCTTCCAACGAAGCCTTACTGGTTGACGGCTTATTCAACACCATGATGACCATCTCCATCGGGCTGTTTCTGCTCGTGGAAGGCGTTCTGATCATTGCGATCTTGCGATTCCGCCGCGCTAAAGACGACACCACCGATGGCCCGGATATTGATGGCAACATTCCCCTAGAAATTGTCTGGACAGGCATTCCAGCGGTGATTGTGTTGGTCATTGGGGTCTATAGTTTTGACGTATATTCCCAGATGGGCGGCTTTGATCCCAACGCTGCGGGGGATCCTGCGGTCACCCAGGTGGCCATGACGGGGGATGACGAGTATGGGGCTCCTTTGA is drawn from Candidatus Obscuribacterales bacterium and contains these coding sequences:
- a CDS encoding heme A synthase, whose protein sequence is MTDSILQPTISASTALATPSRAKPLPTDRVRRLLWKMAIATWILMAIGSATRVMNAGLACPDWPLCYGTLFPSQQMNLQVFLEWFHRLDAALIGVMAIALVVYSLWQRAALPKWVPWGAMLALGLIMAQGLLGALTVTQLLRFDIVTAHLGTALLFFITLLVMASLLLPYQRTGTVGNWPQVSLVAALLIYTQSITGALVGSRWALHQCLAGGNTFCTVLQSHVLGVIPASLGTLILVIGVWRTPALQASLRQLGFMALALLCIQVGLGLSTFYAHLQIELLTVAHQAVGAALLGTLVCFTVLGSRDRCLPSISLGDRVGA